The following are encoded together in the Magnetospirillum gryphiswaldense MSR-1 v2 genome:
- a CDS encoding enoyl-CoA hydratase/isomerase, whose product MTYTTLRVEQADGICTVSPTRPELGHVINAQFLAELTEVVRGCEAADGPSVLVLTGGAQVFCGGGDFQAVAESDAVLDPAPLYDLWRRLAMGPFVSVAVTRGRVNAGGVGLAAACDMVLADHSASFALSELLFGLFPACVLPFLIRRVGEQRAHYLTLSTQPVNAAQALAWGLVDGVEDPVDGLLRKHLLRLRRLDKSAVGRYKLYRHDLSALVDAARPPALEANRAMFSDPATRTGIRRYVTEQKFPWEN is encoded by the coding sequence ATGACCTATACGACGCTGAGGGTGGAACAGGCCGACGGTATCTGTACGGTCAGCCCGACCCGGCCCGAACTGGGCCATGTCATCAACGCCCAATTCCTGGCCGAATTGACCGAGGTGGTGCGCGGCTGCGAGGCGGCGGACGGGCCGTCGGTGCTGGTGCTGACCGGCGGTGCCCAGGTGTTTTGTGGTGGCGGCGACTTTCAGGCGGTGGCGGAAAGCGATGCGGTGCTTGATCCGGCGCCGCTTTATGATCTGTGGCGGCGGCTGGCCATGGGGCCGTTCGTATCGGTGGCGGTCACCCGTGGCCGCGTCAATGCTGGCGGCGTCGGGCTGGCGGCGGCCTGCGACATGGTGCTGGCCGACCATAGCGCCAGTTTCGCCCTGTCGGAATTGCTGTTCGGCCTGTTTCCGGCCTGTGTGCTGCCGTTTTTGATCCGGCGGGTGGGGGAGCAACGCGCCCATTACCTGACCTTGTCGACCCAGCCGGTCAATGCGGCCCAGGCCTTGGCCTGGGGTTTGGTGGATGGTGTGGAGGATCCGGTGGACGGCCTGTTGCGCAAGCATCTGTTGCGCCTGCGCCGGTTGGATAAGTCAGCCGTCGGACGCTACAAGCTTTATCGTCATGATTTGTCGGCGCTGGTCGATGCCGCCCGTCCGCCAGCGTTAGAGGCCAACCGGGCCATGTTCAGCGACCCGGCCACCCGCACTGGCATCCGCCGCTATGTCACTGAACAGAAGTTCCCCTGGGAAAATTAA
- a CDS encoding beta-ketoacyl synthase N-terminal-like domain-containing protein, with protein MPAPDIVFAGIGTACGLGYGKASLIDGLLAGRDVFSALARPGRQAPDGSTSFIGVEMPDPPELPPELVPKRVARTIGLGGRVALAVLNEAWGEAGLDKVAPDRIGLVVGGSNLFAREQVLMAQDYAGRLAFVPPRAGHVYLDSEVCGLAASIFPIRGFAHTVGAASASGAVAVIQAAAAIRAGTVDVCIALGAMQDVSYLDLLGMRALGAMGSARFADQPGRACRPFDRDHDGFLYGECCAALVLCRADQTGPGYGTLIGAAQVVDGQRGPEPDGDGQRRAITLALRQAGLGAGDIDVISAHATSTPKGDEVEAATLHGLGLDQAWVVATKSVIGHGLSAAGAIELAALLLQMRAGRLHATRNLEHPHEPVLRHVQGLPQTQAVRHGLKLSFGFGGTDTALVIRGAT; from the coding sequence GTGCCAGCGCCTGACATCGTTTTTGCCGGCATCGGCACCGCCTGCGGTCTGGGCTATGGCAAGGCCAGCCTGATCGACGGCCTGCTGGCCGGGCGCGACGTGTTTTCCGCGCTGGCGCGACCGGGGCGGCAGGCGCCCGATGGCTCGACCTCCTTCATCGGCGTGGAAATGCCCGACCCGCCCGAACTGCCGCCCGAGCTGGTGCCCAAGCGGGTGGCGCGCACCATCGGCTTGGGCGGTCGTGTCGCCTTGGCCGTGCTCAATGAAGCCTGGGGCGAGGCGGGCCTGGACAAGGTGGCGCCGGACCGCATCGGGCTGGTGGTCGGCGGCTCCAACCTGTTCGCGCGGGAACAGGTGTTGATGGCCCAGGATTATGCCGGTCGGCTGGCTTTCGTGCCACCGCGCGCCGGTCATGTCTATCTGGACAGCGAAGTCTGCGGTCTGGCCGCCAGTATTTTTCCCATTCGCGGCTTCGCCCATACTGTCGGCGCCGCCTCGGCCAGTGGTGCGGTGGCGGTGATCCAGGCGGCGGCGGCCATCCGTGCCGGCACGGTCGATGTCTGCATCGCGCTCGGGGCCATGCAGGATGTGTCTTATCTGGACCTGTTGGGGATGCGGGCACTGGGGGCCATGGGCTCGGCCCGTTTCGCCGATCAGCCGGGCCGCGCCTGCCGTCCGTTCGACCGCGATCACGACGGTTTCCTCTATGGTGAATGCTGTGCCGCTCTGGTGTTGTGCCGTGCCGACCAGACCGGGCCGGGCTATGGCACGCTGATCGGTGCCGCTCAGGTGGTCGATGGTCAACGCGGTCCCGAACCCGATGGTGACGGCCAGCGCCGCGCCATCACCCTGGCCTTGCGTCAGGCGGGCTTAGGGGCGGGCGACATCGACGTGATCAGCGCCCACGCCACCAGCACGCCCAAGGGTGACGAGGTCGAAGCTGCCACCCTGCACGGCCTGGGCTTGGACCAAGCCTGGGTGGTGGCGACCAAATCGGTCATCGGTCACGGCCTCAGCGCCGCCGGGGCCATCGAACTGGCGGCGCTGTTGTTGCAGATGCGGGCAGGACGGCTGCACGCCACCCGCAATCTGGAGCATCCGCATGAGCCGGTGTTGCGGCATGTGCAGGGATTGCCCCAGACCCAGGCCGTCCGTCACGGATTGAAACTGTCGTTCGGCTTCGGCGGCACCGATACGGCGCTGGTGATCAGGGGGGCGACATGA
- a CDS encoding phosphopantetheine-binding protein yields MESDDILSILIGQIREVVPEMIDHDIGAADSMAALGVDSVERSEILMNTLEILGLDLPMVQLHGPRNLGELALLLKAKCASA; encoded by the coding sequence TTGGAAAGCGACGACATCCTGTCCATCCTGATCGGACAAATCCGCGAGGTGGTGCCCGAGATGATCGACCACGACATCGGCGCCGCCGATTCCATGGCCGCCCTTGGCGTCGATTCGGTGGAACGCAGTGAAATCCTGATGAACACGCTGGAAATCCTGGGTCTCGACCTGCCCATGGTGCAATTGCACGGGCCGCGCAATCTGGGCGAACTGGCCCTGTTGCTGAAGGCCAAGTGTGCCAGCGCCTGA
- a CDS encoding hydroxymethylglutaryl-CoA synthase family protein, producing MALAAGIEALNVYGGAACLDVRELCVHRGLDMPRFDNLLMREKTVALPFEDPITFAVNAAKPLVDALSVEERARIEMVVTCTESGIDFGKSISTYVHHHLGLAGNCRLFEIKQACYSGTAGLQMAVNFILSGTSPGAKALVVCTDLSRFALADAAAIQEWAYSEPSSGAGAVALLVSDTPHILRMDAGAYGNHGFEVMDTCRPGPDTEAGDADLSLMAYLDCCERCWKDYARRVEGADFRQSFSYLSFHTPFGGMVKGAHRALMRKLFKAKPDEIEADFTRRLGPSLTFGQRVGNTAGGSVFLGLAGLLENAAITEPCRVGLFSYGSGCCSEFYSGVVSPDSQRRLRAMGIGADLDRRYRLSISEYEHLLRGDHVIRFGQKDVTVAPDTIAGAWNAFQGSGRLVLEAMVGYHRQYRFV from the coding sequence ATGGCCTTGGCGGCTGGGATCGAGGCGCTCAACGTCTATGGCGGCGCCGCCTGTCTGGACGTGCGTGAGTTATGCGTGCATCGCGGTCTCGACATGCCACGTTTCGACAATCTGCTGATGCGGGAAAAGACGGTGGCCTTGCCGTTCGAAGATCCCATCACCTTTGCCGTCAACGCCGCCAAACCGCTGGTCGATGCCTTGAGCGTGGAAGAGCGGGCGCGTATCGAGATGGTGGTGACCTGTACCGAATCGGGCATCGATTTCGGCAAGTCCATCAGCACTTATGTCCACCACCATTTGGGGCTGGCCGGCAATTGCCGCCTGTTCGAGATCAAGCAGGCCTGTTATTCCGGCACCGCCGGCTTGCAGATGGCCGTCAACTTCATCCTGTCGGGCACCTCGCCCGGGGCCAAGGCCTTGGTGGTGTGCACCGATCTGTCGCGTTTCGCCCTGGCCGATGCGGCGGCGATCCAGGAATGGGCCTATTCCGAGCCCAGTTCGGGCGCCGGTGCGGTGGCCCTGCTGGTCAGCGACACCCCCCATATTCTGCGTATGGATGCGGGCGCCTATGGCAATCACGGCTTCGAGGTGATGGATACCTGCCGCCCCGGTCCCGATACCGAGGCCGGTGACGCCGATCTGTCGCTGATGGCTTACCTGGATTGTTGCGAACGCTGCTGGAAGGATTATGCCCGCCGCGTCGAAGGCGCCGATTTCCGCCAGTCCTTCAGCTATCTCAGCTTTCACACCCCGTTCGGCGGCATGGTCAAGGGCGCCCATCGCGCCTTGATGCGCAAGCTGTTCAAGGCCAAGCCCGACGAGATCGAGGCCGATTTCACCCGTCGTCTCGGCCCCAGCCTGACCTTTGGTCAGCGCGTCGGCAACACCGCTGGCGGCTCGGTGTTCCTGGGGCTCGCCGGCCTGCTGGAAAATGCCGCGATCACCGAGCCGTGCCGGGTCGGGCTGTTTTCCTATGGCTCGGGCTGCTGTTCCGAGTTTTACAGCGGCGTGGTCAGCCCCGATAGCCAGCGCCGCTTGCGGGCCATGGGCATCGGCGCCGACCTCGATCGCCGTTACCGCCTGAGCATAAGCGAGTACGAGCATTTGTTGCGTGGCGACCACGTCATTCGTTTCGGTCAAAAAGATGTTACCGTCGCTCCCGATACCATTGCCGGGGCGTGGAACGCGTTCCAGGGCTCGGGCCGGCTTGTGCTGGAGGCCATGGTGGGCTACCACCGTCAATATCGTTTCGTTTAA
- a CDS encoding cytochrome P450 produces the protein MAETTTGPVTGHDWWAMLTDRAFLENPYADLRRLQQQGPIHLDEQSGIYFVLGHEAFGAIAKSPKIGRDTHYWNPGWNNDEYRQRDPVGHELYQGVQPQMINVDGADHKRMRAVWEDAFKLPAVKDMAPMIEAEAARLVAELPDEGEIDLIRDFAAPMPMRVLCNLLNLPSSMDDTIHGWSEALIRVADVMISPEDKQRALDAMKASKDFLRGFLAERRAAGDASLTGIIIRAQDDGVVSEEETLTNMMSMLIAGHETTVTLIGNGMRLLLDNPEQMARLRADRSLVRSAVEEFMRCEPGGNMILRVAREEVEICGTVIPAGAPILGMIGAVNRDPARFDNPDLFDIGRVGNAHFTFGGGPHVCLGAPLARLEGLVAINALLDRWPSITLAGTPVWRTDRLNARGLATLPVKVGR, from the coding sequence ATGGCGGAAACCACGACCGGGCCGGTAACCGGCCATGACTGGTGGGCGATGCTGACCGACCGGGCCTTTCTGGAAAATCCCTATGCCGATCTGCGGCGCCTGCAACAGCAGGGGCCCATCCACCTGGATGAGCAATCGGGCATCTATTTCGTGTTGGGGCATGAAGCCTTTGGCGCCATCGCCAAATCGCCCAAGATCGGGCGCGATACCCATTACTGGAACCCCGGCTGGAACAACGACGAGTACCGTCAGCGTGACCCGGTGGGGCATGAGCTTTACCAGGGCGTGCAGCCGCAGATGATCAACGTGGACGGCGCCGACCACAAGCGCATGCGCGCGGTGTGGGAAGACGCCTTCAAGCTGCCGGCGGTCAAGGACATGGCGCCGATGATCGAGGCCGAGGCGGCCAGATTGGTGGCCGAATTGCCGGACGAGGGCGAGATCGACCTGATCCGCGATTTCGCTGCCCCCATGCCCATGCGGGTGCTGTGCAACCTGCTCAATCTGCCGTCCAGCATGGACGACACCATCCATGGCTGGAGCGAGGCGCTGATCCGCGTCGCCGACGTGATGATCTCGCCCGAGGACAAGCAGCGCGCACTCGACGCCATGAAGGCGAGCAAGGACTTCCTGCGCGGTTTCCTGGCCGAACGCCGGGCTGCCGGTGATGCCAGCCTGACCGGCATCATCATCCGCGCCCAGGACGACGGCGTGGTCAGCGAGGAAGAAACCCTGACCAACATGATGTCCATGTTGATCGCCGGCCACGAAACCACGGTGACGCTGATCGGCAACGGTATGCGGCTGTTGCTGGATAACCCCGAGCAGATGGCGCGGTTGCGCGCCGACCGGTCGCTGGTGCGCAGCGCCGTCGAGGAATTCATGCGCTGCGAGCCGGGCGGCAACATGATCTTGCGGGTGGCGCGCGAAGAGGTGGAAATCTGCGGCACGGTTATTCCCGCCGGCGCCCCCATCCTCGGGATGATCGGCGCCGTCAACCGCGACCCGGCCCGCTTCGACAACCCTGATCTGTTCGACATCGGACGGGTGGGCAATGCGCACTTCACCTTCGGCGGCGGCCCCCATGTCTGCCTGGGCGCGCCCTTGGCCCGACTGGAAGGGCTGGTCGCCATCAACGCCTTGCTCGACCGCTGGCCGTCCATCACCCTGGCCGGCACGCCGGTGTGGCGCACCGACCGGCTGAACGCCCGTGGTCTGGCCACGCTTCCGGTCAAGGTGGGGCGCTGA
- a CDS encoding FkbM family methyltransferase, translating into MQSATLPDGRSVFCLNTYEVDFGAHEIFSDDLAAHGLSLPADGTYLDVGANIGLFSLYLRDHCPQARIVAFEPMPAVFAVLERNAAALVPPAQAIQLALGAEPGWAEFDYFPGVAALSTQNRAVGQTMAAGLRQLLGGGAIAGDDVQEVLERSGATQVAADTAFLDQLLRPETVRAQIDTLSAQMQALGIDRVDLLKIDTEGAEREVLAGLDEADWPKIQQLLVEVHLGEEVTEIMAEDLRRRGFRTSVGTHPLAQGGAAVFHIYAAR; encoded by the coding sequence ATGCAATCCGCAACCTTGCCCGATGGCCGTAGCGTGTTTTGCCTTAACACCTACGAGGTGGATTTCGGCGCTCACGAAATCTTTTCCGATGATCTGGCCGCCCATGGTTTAAGCCTGCCCGCCGACGGCACCTATCTGGATGTGGGCGCCAATATCGGCCTGTTCTCGCTTTACTTACGCGACCATTGCCCCCAGGCCCGCATCGTCGCTTTCGAGCCCATGCCGGCAGTGTTCGCGGTGCTGGAACGCAACGCGGCGGCGCTGGTGCCGCCGGCTCAGGCCATACAACTGGCCTTGGGAGCCGAGCCCGGTTGGGCGGAATTCGACTATTTCCCCGGTGTCGCCGCGCTATCGACGCAGAACCGGGCGGTGGGCCAGACCATGGCCGCCGGTTTACGCCAATTGTTGGGCGGCGGGGCGATTGCGGGCGACGACGTGCAAGAGGTGCTGGAGCGCAGCGGCGCCACCCAGGTGGCCGCCGACACGGCGTTCCTTGACCAACTGCTGCGGCCCGAGACCGTGCGGGCGCAAATCGACACCCTGTCGGCGCAGATGCAAGCCCTGGGCATCGACCGGGTGGATTTGCTGAAGATCGATACCGAGGGGGCCGAACGCGAGGTTCTGGCCGGTCTGGACGAGGCCGATTGGCCGAAAATACAGCAATTGCTGGTCGAGGTTCATCTGGGCGAAGAGGTAACCGAGATCATGGCGGAAGACTTGCGCCGGCGCGGTTTTCGCACCTCTGTCGGCACCCATCCGCTGGCGCAAGGGGGCGCGGCGGTGTTCCATATCTACGCGGCGCGGTGA
- a CDS encoding metallophosphoesterase family protein: MAISDLHLSSAANRDALAALPGFADDWLIVAGDVAERFDHLALAFETFTRRFAQVIWVPGNHELWSVPEQDGQPPLRGAARYQAQVALARSFGVLTPEDSFPLWPGPGGPCVIAPLFLLYDYSFRPSAIAREDVVAWATEQRSVCADEMLLDPAPFASREDWCASRLDWTEQRLLALDPSLPTVLINHFPLRDDLIHIPRAPRFTPWCGTKATDDWHRRFRARVVVSGHLHVRRTDWRDGCRFEEVSLGHPRQWNHAQGMASYLRQILPNPPNGPT; the protein is encoded by the coding sequence ATGGCGATCAGCGACCTGCATCTGTCCAGCGCCGCCAATCGCGATGCCCTGGCGGCACTACCTGGCTTTGCCGACGACTGGCTGATCGTGGCCGGCGACGTGGCGGAACGTTTCGACCATCTGGCCCTGGCGTTCGAGACCTTCACCCGCCGCTTCGCCCAGGTGATCTGGGTGCCCGGCAATCATGAATTATGGAGTGTGCCGGAACAGGATGGTCAGCCGCCCCTGCGCGGCGCGGCGCGCTATCAGGCACAGGTGGCGCTGGCGCGTTCTTTCGGCGTCCTTACCCCCGAAGATTCCTTTCCCCTCTGGCCGGGTCCGGGCGGACCTTGCGTCATCGCCCCCTTGTTCCTGCTTTACGATTACAGCTTTCGCCCATCCGCCATCGCCCGCGAGGACGTGGTCGCCTGGGCGACGGAACAACGCAGCGTCTGCGCTGATGAAATGCTGCTGGACCCCGCCCCCTTCGCCAGCCGCGAGGATTGGTGCGCCAGCCGTCTGGACTGGACCGAACAACGCCTGCTGGCGCTGGACCCCAGCCTGCCCACCGTGCTGATCAACCACTTCCCGCTGCGGGATGATCTGATCCACATCCCGCGGGCACCGCGCTTCACGCCGTGGTGCGGCACCAAGGCCACCGACGATTGGCATCGGCGTTTCCGCGCGCGGGTGGTGGTCAGCGGTCATCTGCATGTGCGACGTACCGACTGGCGCGACGGCTGCCGGTTCGAGGAAGTGTCGTTGGGCCATCCGCGCCAATGGAACCACGCCCAGGGCATGGCGTCCTACCTGCGCCAGATCCTGCCCAACCCGCCGAACGGCCCGACGTGA
- a CDS encoding lipid A deacylase LpxR family protein, with product MRAISPPWAGLVSGCALLCMACTAQADDAYRFTLLEENDSLYADSDRHYTQGLRLSVLTPVIAAQDGWNDAFDLVYAAGGSASVRRVGLFLGQSIFTPEDKVLPQPDPRDRPYGAWLYAGASLLQETDRRMLENLELSVGLVGPGALGRQTQNDYHQFIGVAEAHGWKNGLQTEPGVMLTYERLWRLSVLGDADNGMDIVPQLGATIGNIFTYAGGGALLRVGKNLRGDYGPARIRPGLSGTDYFDSDRLDGALGFYFFAGAQGRAVGHNIFLDGNSFRQSPSVDKNIFVGDIQAGFSLFWSNDFHMTVSAVRRSREFEGQNSPDLIGTAALGFSW from the coding sequence TTGAGGGCGATCTCTCCCCCCTGGGCCGGGCTGGTCTCGGGCTGTGCCCTGCTGTGCATGGCGTGCACGGCACAGGCCGACGACGCCTACCGCTTCACGTTGCTGGAGGAGAACGATTCCCTTTATGCCGATTCCGACCGCCACTATACCCAGGGCTTGCGCCTGTCGGTTCTTACCCCGGTTATTGCGGCGCAAGACGGTTGGAATGACGCCTTTGATCTGGTTTACGCCGCAGGCGGGTCCGCATCGGTCCGACGGGTCGGTCTGTTTCTGGGGCAAAGCATCTTCACCCCCGAAGACAAGGTCTTGCCGCAACCTGATCCGCGTGACCGCCCTTATGGCGCTTGGCTTTATGCCGGGGCCAGCCTGCTTCAGGAAACCGACCGCCGCATGTTGGAAAACCTGGAACTCAGCGTCGGCCTGGTGGGGCCGGGGGCGTTGGGGCGGCAGACCCAGAACGATTATCACCAGTTTATCGGCGTAGCTGAGGCACATGGGTGGAAAAACGGCCTTCAGACCGAACCCGGCGTGATGCTGACCTATGAACGGCTGTGGCGGCTTTCCGTCCTTGGTGATGCCGATAACGGCATGGATATCGTGCCGCAACTGGGGGCGACCATCGGCAATATCTTCACCTATGCCGGTGGCGGCGCCTTGCTGCGGGTGGGCAAAAATCTGCGCGGCGATTACGGCCCCGCCCGCATCCGTCCCGGTCTGTCGGGGACCGATTATTTCGACAGTGATCGTCTCGACGGCGCCTTGGGCTTTTATTTCTTCGCCGGCGCCCAGGGCCGGGCGGTCGGCCACAACATCTTCCTCGACGGCAATTCGTTCCGGCAAAGTCCCAGCGTCGACAAGAACATCTTCGTCGGCGACATTCAGGCCGGGTTCTCGCTGTTCTGGTCCAACGATTTCCACATGACGGTCAGTGCCGTGCGGCGCAGCCGCGAATTCGAGGGCCAGAACTCGCCCGACCTGATCGGTACGGCGGCGCTTGGCTTTTCATGGTGA
- a CDS encoding PepSY domain-containing protein, whose protein sequence is MLALGAAGLPPSAAWASPCEPTDKIDGSTVEMARQKIEKAGYRQVRNLKKGCDNFWHGTAVKDGKTVNIVLSPQGNVMVEGD, encoded by the coding sequence ATGCTGGCCCTGGGTGCTGCCGGACTACCCCCATCCGCCGCGTGGGCGTCTCCGTGCGAACCCACCGACAAGATCGATGGATCGACGGTCGAGATGGCCCGGCAGAAGATTGAAAAAGCGGGATACCGTCAGGTCCGCAACCTGAAGAAGGGCTGCGACAATTTCTGGCATGGCACCGCGGTCAAGGACGGCAAGACCGTCAACATCGTCCTGTCGCCGCAAGGAAACGTGATGGTGGAAGGGGATTGA
- a CDS encoding DUF3309 domain-containing protein — MLGTVLLVILILFLIGALPRWSHSANWGYFPSGLLGLVLIVVIVMLLMGRI, encoded by the coding sequence ATGCTCGGCACCGTTCTTCTGGTCATCCTCATCCTGTTCCTGATCGGCGCCCTGCCGCGATGGTCGCACAGCGCCAACTGGGGCTACTTCCCCAGCGGCCTGCTGGGTTTGGTCCTCATCGTCGTCATCGTCATGTTGCTCATGGGTCGGATTTAG
- a CDS encoding CsbD family protein codes for MNKNRIIGSGKQIKGSIKEAVGKAVGDAKLQVDGKAEKIEGKAQNLVGTIEDKIKSS; via the coding sequence ATGAACAAGAATCGCATCATCGGATCTGGCAAGCAGATCAAAGGCAGCATCAAGGAAGCGGTCGGCAAGGCTGTCGGCGACGCCAAGCTGCAAGTGGACGGCAAGGCCGAAAAGATAGAGGGCAAGGCGCAAAATCTGGTCGGCACCATCGAAGACAAGATCAAGTCGTCCTGA
- a CDS encoding OmpA family protein, which translates to MKSYTMLAAPLLLCGLAACNGTPTNGLIPGSTYQLEELNKARPVGTPFTQALTANYRVLAQAERDEYDWNSSQMFAKKGLVAAQGRVPLPERLDDWYIADKAAEHDLRIARGRLMTMLDSDAQTWAPQWSANALTNFDCWIQEQNEGWQMDEIAACRGAFMTHMQQISAGPKMSVVQPAPAKGTVAGTKPTNYLVFFDFDKADLLPEARGIIASALKAITAEPQGMIKVTGYTDTSGTPSYNDKLSARRGNAVEQALLHGGIAADRISVDSRGESDLFVQTPDGVREPQNRRATIELMGK; encoded by the coding sequence ATGAAAAGTTACACGATGCTCGCGGCTCCGCTTTTGCTTTGCGGTCTGGCGGCCTGTAACGGCACCCCGACCAACGGCCTGATTCCGGGCAGCACCTACCAGTTGGAGGAGCTGAACAAGGCCCGACCGGTCGGCACCCCCTTCACCCAGGCGTTGACCGCCAATTACCGCGTCCTCGCCCAAGCCGAACGGGACGAATACGACTGGAACTCGTCGCAGATGTTCGCCAAGAAAGGCCTGGTCGCCGCCCAGGGCCGGGTTCCGTTGCCGGAAAGGCTGGACGATTGGTATATCGCCGACAAGGCGGCTGAACACGATCTGCGCATTGCTCGGGGCCGGTTGATGACCATGCTCGACAGCGACGCCCAGACCTGGGCGCCGCAATGGAGCGCCAACGCCCTGACCAATTTCGATTGCTGGATCCAGGAGCAGAACGAAGGCTGGCAGATGGACGAGATCGCCGCCTGTCGCGGCGCCTTCATGACCCACATGCAGCAGATCAGCGCCGGCCCCAAGATGAGCGTGGTCCAGCCCGCCCCTGCCAAGGGCACGGTGGCCGGCACCAAGCCGACCAATTATCTGGTCTTTTTCGATTTCGATAAGGCCGACCTGTTGCCCGAGGCCCGGGGCATCATCGCCAGCGCCCTGAAAGCCATCACTGCCGAACCCCAGGGGATGATCAAGGTCACCGGCTATACCGACACCTCGGGCACCCCGTCCTACAACGACAAGCTGTCCGCCCGACGCGGCAACGCGGTCGAACAGGCCTTGCTCCACGGCGGCATCGCCGCTGATCGCATCAGCGTCGACAGCCGGGGGGAAAGCGACCTGTTCGTCCAGACTCCGGACGGCGTGCGCGAACCGCAAAATCGTCGGGCCACCATCGAGCTGATGGGGAAATAG
- a CDS encoding YMGG-like glycine zipper-containing protein, whose protein sequence is MKPIILALTAFVCAASLTACGSSTGDRAISGAGIGAGVGALGGLMLGSPLEGALIGGAVGAGAGALTKEKDVNLGRPVWR, encoded by the coding sequence ATGAAACCCATCATTCTCGCCCTTACCGCCTTTGTCTGCGCCGCCAGCCTGACGGCCTGCGGTTCCTCCACCGGCGACCGCGCCATCAGCGGCGCCGGCATCGGTGCCGGCGTCGGCGCCCTTGGCGGACTTATGCTCGGCTCCCCCTTGGAAGGTGCCTTGATCGGCGGTGCCGTCGGCGCCGGCGCTGGCGCCCTGACCAAGGAAAAGGACGTCAATCTCGGTCGGCCGGTCTGGCGCTGA
- a CDS encoding OmpA family protein, which translates to MFTSTKILPTLAAAIALSLVAGCADQPKSSQAAAPPMADSPELAGAWYQIYFDTNKTDIDSRGRMVVNSVAHVATNNGLTRVTVIGKTDRVGSTAGNVALSQRRADQVRDALIAAGVPADRIDTSWTGEARQAVSTANDAEEQRNRVVDVTVVKMTR; encoded by the coding sequence ATGTTCACTTCGACGAAAATCCTGCCGACCCTCGCCGCCGCCATCGCCCTTTCCCTGGTGGCGGGCTGCGCCGATCAGCCGAAATCCAGCCAGGCCGCCGCCCCGCCCATGGCTGACTCGCCGGAACTGGCCGGCGCCTGGTATCAGATTTATTTCGACACCAACAAGACCGACATCGATTCCCGCGGACGGATGGTGGTCAACAGCGTCGCCCACGTCGCCACCAATAACGGCCTGACCCGGGTGACGGTGATCGGCAAGACCGATCGCGTCGGCAGCACCGCCGGCAATGTCGCCCTGTCGCAGCGTCGTGCCGATCAGGTCCGCGACGCCCTGATCGCCGCCGGTGTCCCGGCGGACCGCATCGACACCAGTTGGACCGGCGAGGCCCGGCAGGCGGTATCCACCGCCAACGACGCCGAGGAACAACGCAATCGGGTCGTCGACGTAACCGTGGTGAAGATGACCAGATAA